The genome window CGCAGGCGTACGTCGCCGTTCTGAGGCGCGACCGCCCCGTCATGGGGCTCGGCCCGGCCGACTTCCGCGTCGAGGAGGACGGCGACCGGCGCGAGGTGCTGCGGGTCGAGCCGGCGACGGCCGCCTTCAACGTGGCGCTGCTCGTCGACGACAGCATGGTCGCGAGCAACAACATCGTCCACGTTCGCGAGGCGCTGGTGTCGTTCGTCGAGGAGATGCGGGGGCATCGCATCAGCCTGATCGCGTTCGGCGACCAGCGGCAGACCGTCGTCGACTACACCGCCGATACGGCGTTGCTCAGACAGGCGGCCGAGCGCTTCTCCGGTTTCTCCGAGACCAGCGCCTACCTGGTCGCCGCAGTGGACGAGACCGCCGGGGAGCTGGCGGCCCGCCGGGCCATGCGTCCGGCGATCGTACTGCTGACCACCGAGGGACGCGGCATGCAGGACATGGCGATCCAGGGGATCGGCCTGCCCGCGCGGGGGCGGAGCACCCCCGACGCCAGCCGCGACCAGGACGCCGAGGCGGTCGCGGAACGGCTGTGGGGCTACGGCGTGGTCATGCACGCCGTGGCGTTGACGAGCCTGCGCAGCGTCGGCTTCTCGGATTTCGGGCGCAGCAACGGCCTGGCGACCATCACTTCCGGCGCCGGCGCCTTCCGCTGGATGCAGGAGAACCGCGAGCGCGAGCGCATGCTGGACAAGGGGCCGAGCGACTCCGGCGGCCGGCTCTACAAGGTGTCGTCGACGTCCGGCATCGCCGAACGGCTCAGACGGATTGCGTCGGAGCTCAACACGCAGTACCTGGTCACCTATCACCGCCCGGCGCTCGACGAGCCGCCGGAGGAGCTGCGGGTACGGGTGAACCGCCGGCGGCTGACGGTGCGCGCCACGCCGGCGCGCTACTACCTCCCTCCCGCGACGGTGTTCGTGGCCGACGGGGTCGTGGGGGACGAGACCGTCCATCATCACTCTCCCGCCTGCCGAGGGCTGGCGCCCGACGAGATCGGCCGGACGATTGCCGTGCCGCTGGCCGCGCTCGGTTCGACCGGGAGGATGTGCCCCTACTGCCCCGGCGCCCGGACGCACCAGGACGCTGGCGCCGCGGCGGGGCGCTGAGCCGACGAGGCTCGTGCGGTCCGCCGCCCGGCGGCCATTGCCGAATGACCTGCATCGACAACCAGTGAGGAGTGGAGCGGTGACTCGAATCGGCAGACCCTGGACGCCGCGCGGCAACGGAGGCGTGGTCGTGCTTCTGGCGGCGTTGGCTCTCGGCGCGGGCTGGACGGTCGTCGCGGCGGTCGGGAAGGCCGGCGGCGCGCAGTCGGGCGACGGCCCGATCCCGGTGGCCGACACGCCGACGCGCGCCAAGGCCGCCGACGGTTCGTACATCTCCTGGCGCGAGCACATCGTCGACGACCTGGCGGTCGGCGGCGTCGCCCTCGCCGGGAGCGACGGGCTGGAGATGGCCGACCTCGACCGCGACGGGCACCTCGACATCGTGTCCGTGCACGAGTCCGACACCACCTACGACGGCGTGCCGGACGGGCACGTGCGCATCGCCTACGGCGCCGACGACCCCGACGTCTGGGACCTCTACACGCTGGCCGAGGGCGAGGAGGCGGGCGCGGCCGAGGACGTGGCCATCGGCGACATGAACGGCGACGGCTATCCGGACGTCGTCGTGGCGTGCGAATTGTCGCACCTGATCTACTTCGAGAACCCGGGCGCGAAGGGCCGGGCCGAGCGGTGGAAGCGCGTGATACCGACCGCCACCCTCGACCGCGGCTCCTACATTCGAGTGTTCCTGGCCGACCTCGACGCCGACGGGCGCCCGGAGGTGCTCGCCGCCAACAAGGGGGGCCAGAACCCGCCCCGCGGCACGACCGAGAAGCACCCGGTCTCGTGGTTCGCGGTTCCGGACGATCCGCTCGACGGCGATGCCTGGGTGGAGCACGAGC of Acidobacteriota bacterium contains these proteins:
- a CDS encoding VWA domain-containing protein; the protein is MAFPPRAPERRDAAHRPARLRSARFLLFALLAAIVATTDPAGVAPLAQVLEAGEAQAYVAVLRRDRPVMGLGPADFRVEEDGDRREVLRVEPATAAFNVALLVDDSMVASNNIVHVREALVSFVEEMRGHRISLIAFGDQRQTVVDYTADTALLRQAAERFSGFSETSAYLVAAVDETAGELAARRAMRPAIVLLTTEGRGMQDMAIQGIGLPARGRSTPDASRDQDAEAVAERLWGYGVVMHAVALTSLRSVGFSDFGRSNGLATITSGAGAFRWMQENRERERMLDKGPSDSGGRLYKVSSTSGIAERLRRIASELNTQYLVTYHRPALDEPPEELRVRVNRRRLTVRATPARYYLPPATVFVADGVVGDETVHHHSPACRGLAPDEIGRTIAVPLAALGSTGRMCPYCPGARTHQDAGAAAGR
- a CDS encoding VCBS repeat-containing protein; translated protein: MTRIGRPWTPRGNGGVVVLLAALALGAGWTVVAAVGKAGGAQSGDGPIPVADTPTRAKAADGSYISWREHIVDDLAVGGVALAGSDGLEMADLDRDGHLDIVSVHESDTTYDGVPDGHVRIAYGADDPDVWDLYTLAEGEEAGAAEDVAIGDMNGDGYPDVVVACELSHLIYFENPGAKGRAERWKRVIPTATLDRGSYIRVFLADLDADGRPEVLAANKGGQNPPRGTTEKHPVSWFAVPDDPLDGDAWVEHELTRVIVPINSQPFDLDGDGDLDVIGGSRMEQRIFWFENVTTDEIAFVEHRIDIEPEAVVTGFNMEFVDLSGDGRIDIAIRDERNGLSWLEQPADFADAWGLHVIGDLTPDRLVGFALTDINDDGRLDAFSGAYSQAPRDVDATELSPAHRAGRLAWFEQPEDPTGAWTRHDVSRRVRGMFDKFLVRDMDGDGDGDFIGTRGNSIPYDGVFWLEQVRSAEPLPAFDQAREQESRQLPLPE